One region of Strongyloides ratti genome assembly S_ratti_ED321, chromosome : X genomic DNA includes:
- a CDS encoding Transthyretin-like family-containing protein — protein sequence MYPSNLALVSGTTLCLNRPAPNIKIDLLKKGVYGQEFFLKETQSSNRGFFQFRIQADKLEHPRAYIKITYNCGSQIPGCYYTYFVHLNKRIPEKSFPIVASYKLNNIELGKKYFGRRKHCPNQPIRRNFFHFFPRRYVQISYEMVKFLFFSEVNFLVILFKEI from the exons ATGTATCCCAGTAATTTAGCTTTAGTATCAGGAACAACGTTATGCCTAAACAGACCAGCtccaaatattaaaattgatcttttaaaaaaaggagTATATGGACAagagttttttttaaaagaaacacAGTCTTCAAACAGGGGCTTTTTTCAGTTTCGAATACAAGCAGATAAACTAGAACACCCAC GtgcatatattaaaataacttataaTTGTGGTAGTCAAATACCAGGATGTTATTACACATATTTTGTTCATCTAAATAAACGAATTCCTGAAAAATCTTTTCCTATTGTAGCTAGTTATAaacttaataatattgagttaggtaaaaaatattttggaaGAAGAAAACATTGTCCAAATCAACCAATtagaagaaatttttttcatttctttCCTCGTAGGTATGTTCAAATATCATATGAAAtggttaaatttttatttttttcagaGGTTAACTTCTTAGTGATACTGTTTAAagaaatttga
- a CDS encoding Trypsin Inhibitor-like, cysteine rich domain-containing protein: MSFITNARSRKCPRKMVFRMCRYSCPRTCEKKFYEDRHCYFDCIRPGCECKRGYVLAKENKCVRRHKCYKYLTTTTMKPTTTVELVPSKETEIPITTREPSLMCANKNNSHYTDCLSSCPQTCSNIGKVNACILRCNGHGCECNEGFYLNKKDECVKLDECLKDPNEEVCPPNSEFTYCKPICPLTCDIFSLFKRKSCSLRCGGIGCKCKAGFYLNKEGNCVKLIDCFIPQTTTKPPTPTCPENMVFSTCTSSCPPKCSVENGKPQDCVYRCNAPGCECLPPFALDDHNRCIPREECPQYNVTTTTSLAPISCPANMVYVTCRSYCPPKCSVENGKLQPCIKMCRSPGCECQEPFALNDQGECIKREECPQYNATTTRKPAPISCPKNMVYSICPSPCPLKCDDIDPGFVICPKKCLKPGCECRYPFLLNDKGECVTIEECPGYVGTPTTSPAPISCPANMVYTKCRSACPPRCSVEKGKPQPCKKICLSPGCDCLPPFALNDKGECVSRRECPNYELTTTTSLTPITCPPNMVFSTCTSACPPKCSIENGKPQPCILMCRPAGCECRAPFALDDQGRCIRREQCPVKPTCPANMVYTTCRSACPPKCSVENGKPQPCIYICLSPGCECRAPFALDDQGRCIRREQCPVKPTCPKNMVYTDCRSACPPRCAIENGVPQPCVYKCLSPGCECRAPFAFNDKGECVPRSECPIIPKCPKNMFYSTCTSSCPPKCSIDNGRPQPCNFRCNAPGCECLPPFALNDEGECIPRSKCPVTPTCPKNMVYTDCKSSCPPKCSVENGKPQDCVYRCNGSGCECQAPFALNEKGECVPRSECPIIPKCPKNMFYSTCTSSCPPKCSIDNGRPQPCNFRCNAPGCECLPPFALNDEGECIPRSKCPVTPTCPKNMVYTDCKSSCPPKCSVENGKPQDCVYRCNGSGCECQAPFALNEKGDCVPRAECSSTPTCPANMVYSTCTSSCPPRCSIDDGKPQDCVYKCNAPGCECLPPFALDDDNNCVPVEECLTNITSTTNITLPNKRGYIFRYIKKTVQKIISIISLR, from the coding sequence ATGTCATTTATTACAAATGCTAGATCAAGAAAATGTCCAAGAAAAATGGTTTTTAGAATGTGTAGATATTCATGTCCTAGAACATGtgaaaagaaattttatgaGGATAGGCATTGTTATTTTGATTGTATAAGACCAGGATGTGAATGTAAAAGAGGATATGTATTagcaaaagaaaataaatgtgTAAGAAGACACAAATGCTACAAATATCTTACTACAACAACTATGAAACCAACTACAACAGTTGAATTAGTACCATCTAAAGAAACAGAAATTCCAATCACAACAAGAGAACCTTCATTAATGTGTgccaataaaaataattcacaTTACACTGATTGTTTATCATCATGTCCTCAAACATGTTCCAACATAGGAAAAGTAAATGCATGTATATTAAGATGTAATGGTCATGGTTGTGAATGCAATGAAGGtttctatttaaataaaaaagatgaatGTGTAAAACTTGATGAATGCCTTAAAGATCCAAATGAAGAAGTATGTCCACCTAACAGTGAATTTACATATTGTAAACCTATTTGTCCTTTAACTTGTGacattttttcattattcaAAAGAAAATCTTGTTCACTAAGATGTGGAGGAATTGGTTGTAAATGCAAAGCTGGATTCTATTTAAATAAGGAAGGTAATTgtgtaaaattaattgattgCTTCATACCGCAAACAACCACTAAACCACCTACACCAACATGTCCAGAAAATATGGTTTTTTCTACATGTACAAGCTCATGCCCACCAAAATGTTCTGTTGAAAATGGAAAACCTCAAGATTGCGTCTACAGATGTAATGCTCCAGGATGTGAATGTCTACCACCATTTGCACTTGATGATCATAATAGATGTATTCCACGTGAAGAATGTCCACAATATAATGTCACAACAACTACAAGTCTAGCTCCAATATCATGTCCAGCAAATATGGTTTACGTTACATGCAGAAGCTATTGCCCACCAAAATGTTCTGTAGAAAATGGAAAACTTCAACCTTGTATTAAAATGTGTCGTTCTCCAGGATGTGAATGTCAAGAACCATTTGCTCTTAATGATCAAGGTGAATGTATAAAACGTGAAGAATGTCCACAATATAATGCCACAACAACAAGAAAACCAGCTCCAATATCATGTCCGAAAAATATGGTTTATAGTATTTGCCCAAGCCCATGCCCATTAAAATGTGATGACATAGATCCAGGATTTGTTATTTGCCCTAAAAAATGTCTTAAACCAGGATGTGAATGCCGATATCCATTTCTTCTTAATGATAAAGGTGAATGTGTTACAATTGAAGAATGTCCAGGGTATGTAGGCACACCAACTACAAGTCCAGCTCCAATATCATGTCCAGCAAATATGGTTTATACTAAATGCAGAAGCGCATGCCCACCAAGATGTTCTGTCGAAAAAGGAAAACCTCAACCTTGTAAGAAAATTTGTCTTTCTCCAGGATGTGATTGTCTACCACCATTTGCTCTTAATGATAAAGGTGAATGTGTCTCACGTAGAGAATGTCCAAATTATGAACTCACAACAACAACTAGTCTAACTCCAATAACATGTCCACCAAATATGGTATTTTCTACATGCACAAGCGCCTGCCCACCAAAATGTTCTATCGAAAATGGAAAACCTCAACCTTGCATTTTAATGTGTCGTCCTGCAGGATGTGAATGCCGTGCTCCATTTGCACTTGATGATCAAGGAAGATGTATACGACGTGAACAATGCCCAGTAAAACCAACATGTCCAGCAAATATGGTTTATACAACATGCAGAAGCGCATGCCCACCAAAATGTTCTGTAGAAAATGGAAAACCTCAACcttgtatttatatatgtctTTCACCAGGATGTGAATGCCGTGCTCCATTTGCACTTGATGATCAAGGAAGATGTATACGACGTGAACAATGCCCAGTGAAACCAACATGTCCGAAAAATATGGTTTATACTGATTGCAGAAGCGCCTGCCCACCAAGATGTGCAATCGAAAATGGAGTACCTCAACCTTGTGTTTATAAATGCCTTTCACCAGGATGTGAATGCCGTGCTCCATTTgcttttaatgataaaggTGAATGTGTACCACGTAGCGAATGCCCAATTATACCAAAATGCccaaaaaatatgttttattcTACTTGCACAAGCTCATGTCCTCCAAAATGTTCTATTGACAATGGAAGACCTCAACCTTGCAACTTCAGATGTAATGCTCCAGGATGTGAATGTCTACCACCATTTGCTCTTAATGATGAAGGAGAATGTATACCACGTAGCAAATGCCCAGTTACACCAACATGTCCGAAAAATATGGTTTATACTGATTGCAAAAGCTCATGCCCACCAAAATGTTCTGTCGAAAATGGAAAACCTCAAGATTGCGTCTACAGATGTAATGGTTCAGGATGTGAATGTCAAGCACCATTTGCGCTTAATGAAAAAGGTGAATGTGTACCACGTAGCGAATGCCCAATTATACCAAAATGCccaaaaaatatgttttattcTACTTGCACAAGCTCATGTCCTCCAAAATGTTCTATTGACAATGGAAGACCTCAACCTTGCAACTTCAGATGTAATGCTCCAGGATGTGAATGTCTACCACCATTTGCTCTTAATGATGAAGGAGAATGTATACCACGTAGCAAATGCCCAGTTACACCAACATGTCCGAAAAATATGGTTTATACTGATTGCAAAAGCTCATGCCCACCAAAATGTTCTGTCGAAAATGGAAAACCTCAAGATTGCGTCTACAGATGTAATGGTTCAGGATGTGAATGTCAAGCACCATTTGCGCTTAATGAAAAAGGCGATTGTGTACCACGTGCAGAATGCTCATCTACACCAACATGTCCAGCTAATATGGTATATTCTACATGCACAAGCTCATGCCCACCAAGATGCTCTATCGACGATGGAAAACCTCAAGATTGTGTCTACAAATGCAATGCTCCAGGATGCGAATGTCTACCACCATTTGCTCTTGATGATGACAATAATTGTGTACCAGTTGAAGAATGTCTAACAAATATTACAAGCACAACAAATATAACATTGCCTAATAAAAGAGGATATATATTCcgttatatcaaaaaaactgttcaaaaaattatttctattatatctttaagataa